One genomic window of Diospyros lotus cultivar Yz01 chromosome 8, ASM1463336v1, whole genome shotgun sequence includes the following:
- the LOC127808205 gene encoding WUSCHEL-related homeobox 4-like translates to MGSSMRVHQLARGFWEHEPSLSLGCTKRLRPLAPKLVGGDTADSATAAFDLKSFIRPESGPRKVGSSEDKKEAPTQVETHPGGTRWNPTQEQIGILEMLYRGGMRTPNAQQIEEITAQLSKYGKIEGKNVFYWFQNHKARERQKQKRNSLSSSHSPRSPATAAAVTLDPTVQMADKTQGRGEDSPYKRKCRSWGAFGGMELEEEKRVCREEGDKTLQLFPLHPEGR, encoded by the exons ATGGGATCAAGCATGAGGGTACACCAGTTGGCACGAGGATTCTGGGAGCACGAACCCTCCCTCAGCCTTGGCTGCACCAAGCGTCTCCGCCCTCTTGCCCCCAAGCTGGTCGGCGGCGACACCGCCGACAGTGCCACCGCCGCTTTTGACCTCAAGAGCTTCATTAGGCCGGAGAGCGGACCCAGAAAAGTTGGATCCTCCGAAGACAAGAAAGAAGCACCCACTCAG GTGGAGACGCATCCAGGCGGAACGAGGTGGAATCCTACGCAAGAACAAATAGGGATATTAGAGATGCTGTACAGGGGCGGAATGAGAACTCCTAATGCCCAACAGATAGAGGAAATCACAGCCCAACTCAGTAAATACGGCAAGATCGAAGGCAAAAATGTGTTCTACTGGTTCCAGAACCACAAAGCCCGGGAGAGACAGAAGCAGAAGCGCAACAGCCTCAGCAGCAGCCACTCTCCCAGGTCTCCGGCCACTGCCGCCGCCGTCACATTGGACCCTACT GTACAAATGGCGGATAAAACTCAAGGAAGAGGGGAGGACAGTCCATACAAGAGGAAGTGCAGGAGTTGGGGCGCGTTTGGAGGCATGGAATTAGAAGAGGAGAAGAGGGTTTGTAGAGAGGAAGGAGACAAGACTCTGCAGCTTTTCCCATTGCATCCGGAGGGCAGGTGA